A stretch of the Comamonas testosteroni TK102 genome encodes the following:
- a CDS encoding BolA family protein, with translation MNLTISAQAMDAALRQRLAPTQLEVIDESYQHAGHAGANDSGVGTHFRVRIACPAFDGKSRVARHRLVYDALQDFIDQGAHAIAIEVL, from the coding sequence ATGAACCTGACCATCAGTGCCCAGGCCATGGACGCCGCCCTGCGCCAGCGTCTGGCCCCGACCCAGCTCGAAGTCATCGACGAGAGCTATCAGCATGCTGGCCATGCCGGTGCCAATGACAGCGGCGTGGGCACGCATTTTCGCGTACGCATTGCTTGCCCAGCCTTTGATGGCAAAAGCCGCGTGGCACGCCATCGCCTTGTGTATGATGCACTGCAAGACTTCATTGACCAGGGTGCTCATGCCATCGCCATTGAAGTACTTTGA
- a CDS encoding septation protein A: MKLLIDFFPIILFFVAFKVWGIYTATAVAIVATVAQIAYLRLKTGKIEPMQWMSLGVIVLFGGATLLAHDDNFIKWKPTVLYWLMGGALLIGQLVFKKNLLRSVMGAQLQLPDAIWLKLNWAWTAFFAAMGALNIWVAYNFDTDTWVNFKLFGGMGLMVVFVIAQAIYMSRYLPQDGAPSAAEAKDKQP; the protein is encoded by the coding sequence CCTTCAAGGTCTGGGGCATCTACACCGCCACGGCCGTGGCCATTGTCGCCACCGTGGCGCAGATTGCCTATCTGCGCTTGAAGACCGGCAAGATCGAACCCATGCAATGGATGAGCCTCGGTGTCATCGTGCTGTTCGGCGGCGCCACTTTGCTGGCCCATGACGACAATTTCATCAAATGGAAGCCCACGGTGCTGTACTGGCTCATGGGCGGCGCGCTGCTGATCGGCCAGCTGGTGTTCAAGAAGAACCTGCTGCGCTCCGTCATGGGTGCGCAGCTGCAGCTGCCCGATGCCATCTGGCTCAAGCTCAACTGGGCCTGGACCGCGTTCTTCGCGGCCATGGGCGCGCTCAACATCTGGGTGGCCTATAACTTCGACACCGACACCTGGGTCAACTTCAAGCTGTTTGGAGGCATGGGACTGATGGTGGTGTTCGTGATTGCGCAAGCCATCTACATGAGCCGCTACCTGCCCCAGGACGGCGCGCCCAGCGCCGCCGAAGCCAAGGACAAGCAGCCATGA